In Oscillatoria acuminata PCC 6304, a single window of DNA contains:
- a CDS encoding BMC domain-containing protein: MPAAVGVIQTLGFPAVLAAADAMVKAARVTLVHYDLAERAEFMVVIRGPVSEVETAMAAGIAAGENTPGGVVVTHYIIANPTDNVVDVMSIAYTDAVEQWR, translated from the coding sequence ATGCCTGCTGCTGTTGGAGTAATTCAAACATTAGGGTTTCCGGCTGTGCTTGCCGCTGCTGATGCGATGGTTAAAGCCGCCCGAGTCACCCTCGTGCATTATGATTTAGCGGAAAGAGCCGAGTTTATGGTGGTGATTCGCGGACCTGTTTCTGAGGTGGAAACCGCTATGGCGGCAGGAATTGCAGCCGGAGAGAATACCCCTGGGGGTGTGGTCGTGACCCATTATATTATTGCCAATCCCACCGACAATGTGGTCGATGTCATGTCGATCGCCTACACCGATGCAGTGGAACAGTGGCGATGA
- a CDS encoding cupin domain-containing protein has translation MTAIAPNNATFTTQLKTLIEYPASGVLSKVVLQDKACQYTLFCLAADTDISEHTAPRNATVNVIEGRGILTLEGKEIILEPGVFVFMPGSAPHSLKAEENLAFLLTFSENPKAN, from the coding sequence ATGACTGCGATCGCCCCTAATAATGCAACTTTTACCACCCAATTAAAAACCCTGATTGAATATCCCGCCTCTGGGGTTCTGAGCAAAGTAGTCTTGCAAGATAAAGCCTGTCAATATACCTTATTTTGCCTAGCTGCCGATACGGATATTTCTGAACATACCGCCCCGCGCAATGCCACCGTTAATGTCATTGAAGGGCGAGGCATCCTCACCTTAGAGGGGAAAGAAATCATCCTAGAACCCGGAGTTTTTGTCTTCATGCCCGGTAGCGCCCCTCATTCTTTAAAAGCGGAAGAAAATTTAGCCTTTTTGCTGACTTTTTCTGAAAATCCCAAAGCCAACTAA
- a CDS encoding SAM-dependent methyltransferase → MTTVPLNFKTAPGHQILAAAGKTVLRPGGIAATEQLLNWANFQPGETVLELASSFGESAIAIAQRFGVRVVGVEKNPQSVERSRQNIRAAGLASQIEIIEGDIFRLEEIPGEFDYVLAEAILTLQSLPGKTKLVKSIRQKLKPGGKFLSQEMLVRDKEEEIHQVLAKVIRVNSSPLSLTHWTALYAEAGLQVQQTHSGGMELLSLKQLIRDEGLGGTIRIAKNILTNPPLRERVLEMRRTYLNYQNELGYIAICAIAQ, encoded by the coding sequence ATGACAACGGTCCCTTTAAATTTTAAAACCGCCCCAGGACATCAAATTTTAGCTGCTGCGGGGAAAACCGTTCTCAGACCCGGAGGAATTGCAGCAACAGAGCAGTTATTGAACTGGGCCAATTTTCAACCGGGGGAAACGGTGCTAGAGTTAGCCTCCAGTTTTGGGGAGAGTGCGATCGCCATTGCTCAACGGTTTGGAGTGCGGGTGGTTGGGGTGGAAAAAAATCCCCAAAGTGTTGAGCGATCGCGCCAAAATATTCGTGCTGCCGGATTGGCATCTCAAATCGAAATCATCGAAGGGGATATTTTTCGTTTAGAGGAGATTCCTGGAGAATTTGATTATGTCCTAGCCGAAGCCATCTTAACCCTGCAATCCCTTCCGGGAAAAACCAAATTGGTCAAATCCATTCGCCAAAAACTCAAACCCGGAGGCAAATTCCTCTCCCAAGAAATGCTCGTTCGGGACAAAGAAGAAGAAATTCATCAAGTTTTAGCTAAAGTGATTCGGGTGAATTCATCTCCCCTTTCCCTGACCCATTGGACAGCGCTTTATGCAGAAGCGGGATTACAAGTGCAGCAAACCCACAGCGGAGGCATGGAATTATTGAGCTTGAAACAACTAATTCGCGATGAAGGATTGGGGGGGACCATTCGCATTGCCAAAAATATCTTAACCAATCCGCCGTTACGCGAACGGGTGTTAGAAATGCGCCGCACCTATCTCAACTATCAAAATGAATTAGGCTACATCGCCATTTGTGCGATCGCTCAATAA